In a single window of the Terrirubrum flagellatum genome:
- a CDS encoding response regulator, with protein sequence MAKGSLKLHDLYIVVADANAFQSTLVHGMLRGFGANNVLEVRNSIAVLQALSQRRVDILLCDAKLPVDGGFALTRTIRCDKESQNRIMPIFIMASDTREVTVNAARDAGANMVIAKPMSPSALYDRLSWVALRPRQYVDTETYFGPDRRFKIEGYPNGVGRRRTDSNVEVAEEAGPSLEQDDIDSLFKAAREGRD encoded by the coding sequence ATGGCCAAAGGGTCGCTCAAGCTCCATGATCTCTACATCGTGGTCGCAGACGCCAATGCGTTCCAGTCGACCCTGGTGCATGGCATGCTGCGCGGCTTTGGCGCGAACAATGTGCTCGAAGTGCGCAACTCCATCGCGGTGCTGCAGGCGCTGAGCCAGCGGCGCGTCGACATCCTGCTTTGCGACGCGAAGCTTCCCGTGGATGGGGGCTTCGCGCTGACGCGCACGATCCGGTGCGACAAGGAAAGCCAGAACCGGATCATGCCGATCTTCATCATGGCGAGCGACACGCGCGAAGTGACCGTGAACGCGGCGCGCGACGCCGGCGCCAACATGGTCATCGCGAAGCCGATGTCGCCGTCTGCGCTGTACGACCGCCTGAGCTGGGTGGCGCTGCGTCCTCGACAATATGTCGACACCGAAACCTACTTTGGGCCCGACCGGCGCTTCAAGATCGAGGGTTATCCCAACGGCGTCGGTCGGCGACGAACCGACAGCAATGTCGAGGTGGCGGAGGAGGCGGGGCCCTCACTTGAGCAAGATGATATCGACAGCCTGTTCAAGGCTGCGCGTGAAGGACGCGACTGA
- a CDS encoding MetQ/NlpA family ABC transporter substrate-binding protein, which yields MSTFLSRRLSLLALAGATICAIAPAFAQTQVIRIGVSPGPHAQIIEAVKPIAARKGLDLKVIEFSDYVVPNQALDAGEIEANSFQNQPYLDNQVKDRGYKIESAGLTVNFPLGIYSTKHKSWADVPNGATIAIQNDPTNGGRSLLLLQDKGVIKLKPNVGFKPTVADIVENPKKLKIVEIDAAQTPRSLGDVDAAAINTNYAVEAGINPTDAILREDPKGPYVNLIAVRAADKDKPWVKALIEAYHTPEVKTFVEQKFKGSVLAGW from the coding sequence ATGTCCACTTTTCTCTCACGCCGCCTGTCGCTGCTCGCGCTCGCCGGCGCAACAATATGCGCCATCGCGCCTGCATTTGCGCAGACGCAGGTGATCCGCATCGGCGTCAGTCCCGGTCCACATGCGCAGATCATCGAAGCGGTGAAGCCGATCGCGGCCAGGAAAGGGCTTGATCTCAAGGTCATCGAATTCAGCGACTATGTCGTGCCGAACCAGGCGCTCGACGCCGGCGAGATCGAGGCGAATTCCTTCCAGAACCAGCCCTATCTCGACAATCAGGTGAAGGATCGCGGCTACAAGATCGAAAGCGCCGGGCTCACGGTGAACTTTCCGCTTGGCATCTATTCGACAAAGCACAAATCATGGGCCGACGTGCCGAACGGCGCCACGATCGCGATCCAGAATGATCCGACCAATGGCGGCCGCTCCCTGCTTCTCCTGCAGGATAAGGGCGTCATCAAGCTGAAGCCGAATGTCGGCTTCAAGCCGACGGTCGCCGATATCGTCGAGAATCCGAAGAAGCTGAAGATCGTCGAGATCGACGCCGCGCAGACGCCACGTTCACTCGGAGACGTCGACGCCGCCGCGATCAACACCAACTACGCGGTCGAGGCCGGCATCAATCCAACCGATGCGATCCTGCGCGAAGATCCGAAAGGACCTTACGTCAATCTGATCGCTGTGCGCGCCGCCGACAAGGACAAGCCCTGGGTGAAGGCGCTGATCGAAGCCTATCACACGCCAGAGGTGAAAACCTTCGTCGAGCAGAAATTCAAGGGTTCGGTGCTCGCCGGCTGGTGA
- a CDS encoding methionine ABC transporter permease, with amino-acid sequence MSPEILRLIAQATLDTLAMVGVAAALGTLAGLPLGVFLATSKSGELFSSPLANLTLGTLVNATRSTPFIILVVAIIPFTRLIAGTSIGTAAAAVPLTIAAIPFIARIVEGAVREVDQGLIEAARAMGATPFQIVRKVLVPEALPAITLGLTLSIVSLLGFSAMVGAVGGGGLGDLGIRYGYQRFMPDVMAIVVLVLILIVQGVQTTGDRLARRLNKRLRHA; translated from the coding sequence ATGTCGCCTGAAATTCTCCGCCTCATCGCCCAGGCGACGCTCGATACGCTGGCCATGGTCGGCGTCGCGGCCGCGCTCGGCACGCTCGCAGGCCTGCCGCTCGGCGTCTTTCTCGCCACCAGCAAGAGCGGCGAGCTATTCAGCTCACCACTTGCGAATCTCACGCTGGGAACGCTCGTCAACGCGACGCGATCGACGCCCTTCATCATCCTCGTCGTTGCGATCATTCCGTTCACGCGTCTGATTGCGGGAACATCGATCGGAACCGCAGCGGCCGCCGTGCCGCTGACGATCGCGGCGATCCCCTTCATCGCGCGCATCGTCGAAGGCGCCGTGCGCGAAGTCGATCAGGGCCTCATCGAGGCTGCCCGCGCCATGGGCGCCACGCCGTTCCAGATCGTGCGGAAAGTGCTTGTGCCCGAGGCGCTTCCCGCAATCACACTTGGCCTCACCCTGTCGATCGTCAGCCTGCTTGGCTTCTCCGCCATGGTCGGCGCTGTCGGCGGCGGCGGACTTGGCGATCTTGGCATCCGCTACGGCTATCAGCGATTCATGCCCGACGTGATGGCGATCGTCGTTCTCGTGCTCATCCTGATCGTGCAGGGCGTGCAGACGACGGGCGACCGCCTCGCGCGCAGACTCAACAAGCGCCTGCGCCACGCCTGA